In Pseudomonas fluorescens, the following are encoded in one genomic region:
- a CDS encoding SDR family oxidoreductase, whose protein sequence is MHSAFVTGATGLLGNNLVRELVARGYAVKALVRSRAKGEQQFDNLPSVELVVGDMADVGAFAASLQGCDTVFHTAAFFRDNYKGGRHWKELEKINVAGTRDLIHQAYRAGIRRFIHTSSIAVLDGAPGSSIDETCLRADADADDYYRSKILADRVILTFLEAHPEMHACMVLPGWMWGPADIGPTSSGQLVNDVVNGKLPGLIPGSFSVVDARDVAWALIAAAKHGRRGERYLAAGRHMTMRQLVPVLGRIAGVKTPSRQLPFPFLYTLAAVQEIYARLTGKPILLSMATLRLMIREEYRTCFNHRKSEQELGLSFRALELTITDTVAWYRDHGWFENNSAGTRGVP, encoded by the coding sequence ATGCACAGTGCATTCGTTACTGGCGCAACCGGTTTGTTGGGCAACAACCTGGTGCGTGAATTGGTCGCTCGTGGCTACGCGGTCAAAGCCCTGGTCCGCTCAAGAGCCAAAGGTGAACAGCAGTTCGACAATCTGCCGAGTGTGGAACTGGTCGTTGGTGACATGGCCGATGTCGGCGCATTCGCAGCATCGCTGCAAGGCTGCGATACGGTGTTTCACACCGCGGCGTTCTTTCGCGATAACTACAAGGGTGGCAGGCACTGGAAGGAACTCGAAAAGATCAATGTCGCCGGTACGCGGGACCTGATTCACCAGGCTTACCGCGCCGGTATACGACGGTTCATCCATACGTCTTCCATTGCCGTGCTCGACGGCGCACCTGGCTCGTCCATCGATGAGACCTGTCTGCGGGCCGATGCCGACGCGGATGACTATTACCGCAGCAAGATCCTCGCCGACCGCGTCATCTTGACGTTCCTGGAAGCACATCCCGAGATGCATGCCTGCATGGTCCTGCCCGGTTGGATGTGGGGTCCTGCCGACATTGGCCCGACCTCCTCAGGACAATTGGTCAACGATGTCGTGAACGGCAAGTTGCCCGGGCTGATCCCTGGCAGCTTCTCCGTTGTCGATGCCCGTGATGTGGCATGGGCGCTGATCGCGGCCGCCAAGCATGGCCGACGAGGTGAACGCTATCTCGCGGCGGGCCGGCATATGACGATGCGTCAGCTGGTCCCTGTTCTAGGACGTATAGCGGGCGTCAAGACACCCTCTCGACAACTACCGTTCCCCTTTCTATACACCTTGGCGGCTGTGCAGGAGATCTATGCGCGCCTTACCGGCAAGCCCATTCTGCTGAGCATGGCCACGTTGCGTCTGATGATACGAGAGGAGTACCGCACCTGCTTCAACCACCGCAAGAGCGAGCAGGAGCTTGGCCTGAGCTTCCGGGCGCTGGAGCTGACAATCACTGACACCGTGGCGTGGTACCGTGATCACGGCTGGTTTGAAAACAACAGTGCTGGCACGCGAGGCGTACCTTGA
- a CDS encoding nuclear transport factor 2 family protein: MSTGPNDYAERASRAFNRRDVEAMLALVCEDFIYLDSTGIQTGREAMRKREIALFEALPDAQVIFSPFAVSNDRLALTAFLTGTFAAPLVLPDRVIPPHGRHITAHYAAHFTFKNGLAIREEAFFDSAVLMPFAYPAEG, encoded by the coding sequence ATGTCTACTGGCCCCAACGACTATGCGGAACGCGCCTCAAGAGCCTTCAATCGCCGTGATGTGGAGGCGATGCTTGCGTTGGTTTGCGAAGACTTCATCTACCTCGATAGCACTGGGATTCAAACCGGTCGCGAAGCCATGCGCAAACGAGAGATCGCATTGTTCGAAGCGCTCCCCGATGCCCAAGTGATTTTCAGCCCATTCGCCGTCAGTAACGATCGTTTGGCGCTGACGGCCTTCCTGACCGGTACCTTCGCCGCACCCTTGGTGTTGCCAGACCGGGTGATTCCACCTCATGGACGCCATATTACCGCGCACTACGCCGCACATTTCACCTTCAAAAACGGCCTGGCCATTCGTGAAGAGGCCTTCTTCGACAGTGCGGTGCTGATGCCGTTCGCCTATCCGGCCGAGGGTTGA
- a CDS encoding LysR family transcriptional regulator: protein MALQANWDDLRLLLAVSRRGSFLQAGQLLGIAASTVSRRLTQLEVALGEPLVERGVEGCWLTSRGQSLVEVALAAEAGLRRQTAAGISELHTELFGSVLVSAGEGFSSCVLEAASRFTSLHPRCSVELMVTADFHKIVRGVADIAVRTAHLGEPSLIYRPIGRLAYGVFADAGYLKRFPGVTLATAVNVALLPPLDMLPQMRAAKAGGLDRTQISVNSFAVQLESVRRGMGVAVLPRILAKDLIGLFPDLHLPDMEVYLVTRPQALKQAHIKCFFAILEQVLLEALSIENVEGYL, encoded by the coding sequence ATGGCGTTGCAAGCAAATTGGGACGATCTTCGTCTGCTGTTGGCAGTCTCGCGGCGTGGCAGCTTCCTTCAAGCTGGCCAGTTGCTGGGTATCGCGGCGTCTACCGTGTCCCGCCGCCTGACCCAACTTGAGGTCGCACTGGGCGAGCCACTCGTCGAGCGGGGCGTTGAAGGATGCTGGTTGACCTCGCGGGGCCAATCCCTCGTGGAAGTTGCCCTGGCTGCGGAAGCTGGCTTGAGGCGTCAAACCGCTGCTGGCATATCCGAGCTGCACACAGAGCTATTTGGCAGTGTCCTGGTCAGTGCAGGAGAGGGGTTCTCGTCTTGTGTGCTGGAGGCCGCGAGTCGCTTCACTTCTCTGCACCCGCGTTGCTCGGTGGAGCTGATGGTAACAGCCGACTTTCACAAGATCGTCCGCGGCGTGGCAGACATTGCTGTGCGTACAGCTCATCTGGGTGAGCCGTCGCTGATTTATCGACCCATAGGCCGGCTCGCCTACGGTGTCTTCGCTGATGCAGGTTATCTGAAGCGGTTTCCAGGGGTGACCCTGGCCACGGCGGTCAATGTTGCCTTGCTTCCCCCGCTGGACATGTTGCCGCAAATGCGTGCGGCAAAGGCCGGTGGTCTGGACCGCACGCAGATCAGCGTGAACTCTTTCGCGGTGCAGCTCGAATCGGTGAGGCGAGGTATGGGGGTGGCTGTACTGCCCCGTATATTGGCGAAGGATCTGATCGGGTTGTTCCCGGATCTCCACCTTCCAGATATGGAGGTCTATCTGGTGACCCGGCCGCAGGCATTGAAGCAGGCTCACATCAAATGTTTTTTTGCCATCCTGGAGCAGGTGCTGCTCGAAGCTCTATCCATAGAAAATGTCGAAGGTTACCTCTGA
- a CDS encoding serralysin family metalloprotease, with translation MSKVKVHAIDSAEQAFQPLQALAVASSAFNQINSFSHQYDRGGNLTVNGKPSFSVDQAATQLLRDGAAYQDKDGSGKIELTYTFLTSASSSTMYKHGITGFSQFSAQQKAQAVLSMQSWADVANVTFTDKTAGGDGHMTFGNYSGGQDGAAAFAYLPGTGAGYDGTSWYLINSSYTPNKTPDLNNYGRQTLTHEIGHSLGLAHPGDYNAGEGAPTYSDASYGQDTRGYSVMSYWSESNTSQNFSKGGVEAYSSGPLMDDIAAIQKLYGANTTIRTSDTTYGFNSNAGRDFLSASSSSDKVVFSVWDAGGKDALDFSGFTQNQKINLNEASFSDVGGMVGNVSIAKGVTVENAIGGSGSDLLIGNNVSNELKGGAGNDILYGAGGADKLWGGVGSDTFVFAASSDSKPGAVDQILDFVSGLDKIDLTGITNGAGLHFVSAFTGAAGDAVLSNSGGNSLLSVDFSGHGVADFLVSTVGQAAYSDIVA, from the coding sequence ATGTCGAAAGTAAAAGTCCACGCTATTGATTCCGCCGAACAGGCATTCCAGCCATTGCAAGCATTGGCTGTAGCCAGTTCTGCTTTCAACCAGATCAATAGCTTCAGCCATCAATATGATCGGGGTGGCAACCTCACGGTCAATGGCAAACCCTCGTTCTCCGTCGACCAAGCCGCCACCCAATTGCTGCGCGACGGTGCTGCCTACCAGGACAAGGACGGCAGCGGCAAAATCGAACTCACCTATACGTTCCTGACCTCGGCCTCGTCGAGCACCATGTACAAGCACGGGATTACCGGGTTCAGTCAGTTCAGCGCGCAACAAAAAGCCCAGGCTGTGCTCTCCATGCAATCCTGGGCCGACGTGGCCAATGTCACCTTCACTGACAAGACTGCCGGCGGCGACGGTCACATGACCTTCGGTAACTACAGCGGCGGCCAGGATGGCGCAGCGGCGTTTGCTTACCTGCCTGGCACAGGCGCCGGTTATGACGGAACTTCCTGGTACCTGATCAACAGCAGCTACACGCCCAACAAGACCCCGGACCTGAATAACTATGGCCGGCAAACCCTGACCCACGAAATCGGTCACTCCCTGGGCCTGGCCCACCCTGGCGACTACAACGCCGGCGAAGGCGCGCCGACCTACAGCGACGCGTCCTACGGGCAAGACACCCGCGGCTACAGCGTCATGAGCTACTGGAGTGAAAGTAATACCAGCCAGAACTTCAGCAAGGGTGGCGTCGAAGCCTATTCGTCCGGCCCGCTGATGGACGATATCGCAGCCATTCAGAAGCTCTACGGCGCCAACACCACGATCCGTACCAGCGACACCACCTACGGCTTCAATTCCAACGCCGGGCGCGATTTCCTCAGCGCGTCTTCATCGTCGGATAAAGTGGTGTTCTCGGTGTGGGACGCGGGCGGCAAGGACGCTCTGGATTTCTCCGGTTTCACCCAAAACCAGAAGATCAACCTCAATGAAGCCTCGTTCTCCGACGTTGGCGGCATGGTGGGTAACGTCTCCATTGCCAAGGGCGTCACTGTCGAGAACGCTATCGGCGGTTCGGGCAGCGACCTGCTGATCGGCAACAACGTGTCCAACGAGCTGAAGGGCGGTGCCGGCAACGACATCCTTTACGGCGCTGGTGGTGCGGACAAGTTGTGGGGCGGCGTCGGCTCGGACACTTTCGTGTTCGCGGCCAGCAGCGACTCGAAACCCGGTGCGGTTGACCAGATCCTCGATTTTGTCAGCGGCCTGGACAAGATCGACCTGACCGGCATCACCAACGGCGCAGGCCTGCATTTTGTCAGTGCATTCACCGGTGCGGCAGGCGATGCGGTGTTGAGCAATTCGGGCGGTAACAGCCTGTTGTCGGTGGACTTCTCCGGGCATGGCGTGGCTGACTTCCTGGTCAGCACCGTGGGCCAGGCGGCGTACTCGGACATCGTGGCGTGA
- a CDS encoding AprI/Inh family metalloprotease inhibitor, translated as MTQSVFTCKNSVWLSAVLMMFFGDVTMANSLKLADPSELAGKWQVREGSSALLQDRQPNGCLIELKLDQTLGGQLDCMVRWLGQAPSGWFPEPDGIALTNHEGSKTAFFSRQKSEFYKLTLPVGFNVSLQRAPE; from the coding sequence ATGACGCAAAGCGTCTTTACCTGCAAAAACAGCGTGTGGCTATCGGCGGTGCTGATGATGTTTTTTGGAGATGTAACCATGGCAAACAGCCTGAAATTAGCGGACCCGTCGGAACTCGCCGGAAAATGGCAAGTCCGGGAAGGCTCGTCCGCGTTGTTGCAGGACCGACAGCCAAATGGTTGCCTGATTGAATTGAAACTGGACCAGACGCTGGGCGGGCAACTCGATTGTATGGTGCGCTGGCTGGGTCAGGCTCCCTCCGGCTGGTTTCCCGAGCCGGACGGGATTGCGTTGACCAACCATGAAGGTTCGAAAACAGCATTTTTCAGTCGACAGAAGAGTGAGTTTTATAAGCTGACATTGCCTGTTGGATTCAATGTGTCGTTGCAGCGAGCGCCAGAGTAA
- a CDS encoding type I secretion system permease/ATPase, translating into MKMAKTTPAAPLVRALGDYKGILISVASFTALINILMLVPSIYMLQVYDRVLSSQNETTLAMLSLMVVGFFAFIGLLEVIRSFIVIRIGSQLERRFNLRVYQAAFERNLYKGEGNAGQALGDLTHIRQFVTGPALFAFFDAPWFPVYLFVIYLFNVWLGVFATAGAVLLIGLAWLNEAMTKNPLGEAAVFSQKSSQLATSHLHNAETIQAMGMLGALRNRWFQVHSGFLGLQNQASDTGAVISSLSKTLRLCLQSLVLGLGALLVIKGDMTAGMMIAGSILMGRVLSPIDQLIAVWKQWSGAKLAYRRLNALLQAFPPSDDAMALPAPKGRISFEQVSAGPPGQRAATLHMVNFSLAAGEVLGVLGASGSGKSTLARVLVGVWPTLGGTVRLDGADIHRWNRDDLGPYIGYLPQDIELFSGSIAQNIARFREADAHKVVEAAQQAGVHELILRLPQGYDTVLGEDGSGLSGGQKQRVALARALYGQPSLVVLDEPNSNLDTVGEAALAGAIAQMKAQGTSVILVTHRSSALAQADKLLVLNDGRLQAFGPSQEVLKALSGAQEQQREKAAQTPGGLSMSRQYQPTTRNSGV; encoded by the coding sequence ATGAAGATGGCGAAGACCACTCCTGCTGCACCTCTAGTTCGAGCGCTGGGTGATTACAAGGGTATTTTGATTAGCGTCGCCAGTTTCACCGCACTGATCAATATTCTGATGTTAGTGCCCTCTATTTACATGCTCCAGGTCTATGATCGGGTCTTGTCTTCGCAAAATGAAACGACATTGGCCATGTTGTCGCTGATGGTTGTCGGGTTCTTTGCCTTTATCGGTTTGCTGGAAGTTATTCGCAGCTTTATCGTCATCCGTATTGGCAGTCAGTTGGAGCGGCGCTTCAACCTGCGGGTCTATCAGGCGGCTTTCGAACGTAATCTGTACAAGGGCGAGGGTAACGCCGGGCAGGCATTGGGCGACCTGACGCACATTCGTCAGTTTGTCACCGGCCCGGCGTTGTTTGCCTTCTTCGATGCGCCTTGGTTTCCGGTCTACCTGTTCGTGATCTATCTGTTCAACGTCTGGCTCGGGGTCTTTGCCACGGCGGGTGCGGTGCTGCTGATCGGGCTGGCCTGGCTCAATGAGGCGATGACCAAAAATCCCTTGGGCGAAGCGGCGGTTTTTTCCCAGAAGTCCAGCCAACTGGCCACCAGTCACCTGCATAACGCCGAAACCATCCAGGCCATGGGCATGCTGGGGGCTTTGCGCAATCGCTGGTTCCAGGTGCATTCAGGTTTCCTCGGCCTGCAGAACCAGGCCAGTGACACTGGTGCCGTTATCAGTTCCTTGAGCAAAACCCTGCGCCTGTGTCTGCAATCCCTGGTACTGGGCCTTGGCGCCTTGCTGGTGATCAAGGGCGACATGACTGCCGGGATGATGATCGCAGGTTCCATCCTGATGGGCCGCGTCCTGAGCCCCATCGATCAGTTGATCGCCGTGTGGAAACAGTGGAGCGGCGCCAAACTCGCTTACCGTCGTCTCAATGCCTTGTTGCAAGCGTTTCCACCGAGTGACGATGCCATGGCGCTGCCTGCCCCGAAGGGCCGGATCAGCTTCGAACAAGTCAGCGCCGGTCCTCCGGGGCAACGTGCGGCGACCTTGCATATGGTCAATTTCAGCCTCGCTGCGGGGGAAGTGCTGGGCGTGCTCGGCGCTTCGGGTTCCGGCAAGTCGACATTGGCCCGGGTGCTGGTCGGTGTCTGGCCGACCCTCGGCGGTACGGTGCGGCTCGACGGTGCGGATATCCATCGCTGGAACCGCGACGACCTCGGTCCCTACATCGGGTATCTGCCACAGGACATCGAATTGTTCAGCGGCAGCATCGCGCAAAACATCGCGCGGTTCCGCGAAGCCGATGCACATAAAGTCGTTGAAGCCGCGCAGCAGGCCGGCGTGCATGAATTGATCCTGCGTTTGCCCCAGGGCTACGACACCGTACTCGGCGAGGACGGCAGTGGTTTGTCCGGTGGGCAGAAACAACGCGTGGCGCTGGCCCGTGCGCTGTATGGCCAACCGAGCCTGGTGGTGCTGGATGAACCGAACTCCAACCTCGACACCGTGGGCGAAGCGGCCCTGGCCGGTGCGATCGCACAAATGAAGGCCCAGGGTACCAGCGTGATTCTGGTCACCCATCGCTCCTCCGCGCTGGCCCAGGCCGACAAGCTGCTGGTGCTCAATGACGGTCGCTTGCAGGCATTCGGCCCGAGCCAGGAGGTACTCAAGGCACTTTCCGGCGCCCAGGAACAGCAACGTGAAAAAGCTGCACAGACACCGGGCGGGCTCAGCATGAGCCGGCAGTATCAGCCCACGACAAGGAACTCGGGTGTATGA
- a CDS encoding HlyD family type I secretion periplasmic adaptor subunit encodes MSRAHMSSQNEATMEHDYLAERPERDARYFVRLGWILAIVGAGSFFAWASLAPLDQGIAVQGTVVVSGKRKAVQSMSSGVVSQILVREGQVVKQGQPLFQLDRTQVAADVQSLQAQYRMAWASLARWQSERDNLKQVSFPTELSNDPDPRLALVLEGQRQLFSSRRDAFSREQAALRASIEGAGAQLAGMRRARTDLSAQANSLQQQLSNLQPLADNGYIPRNRLMEYQRQLSQVQQQLAENTGESGRVEQGILESHLKLQQHSEEYQKEVRTQLADAQLKSVTLEEQLTSAGFDLQHSEILATADGIAVSLGVHTVGAVVRQGEILLEIVPQGTHLEVEGHLPINLIDKVGTHLPVDILFTAFNQSRTPRVPGEVSLISADQMLDEKTGAPYYVLRSSVSDQAMEKLNGLVIKPGMPAEMFVRTGERSLLNYLFKPLLDRAGSALTEE; translated from the coding sequence ATGAGCCGCGCACACATGAGCAGTCAAAATGAAGCCACGATGGAACACGATTACCTCGCGGAACGTCCTGAGCGCGACGCACGTTATTTTGTCCGACTGGGCTGGATTCTGGCGATCGTCGGCGCTGGCAGTTTCTTCGCCTGGGCCAGTCTGGCGCCGCTCGATCAGGGCATTGCGGTGCAAGGCACGGTGGTGGTGTCGGGCAAGCGCAAGGCAGTGCAATCGATGAGCAGCGGCGTCGTTAGTCAGATTCTGGTGCGCGAAGGTCAGGTGGTGAAACAGGGCCAGCCGCTGTTCCAGCTCGACCGGACCCAGGTCGCCGCCGACGTGCAATCCCTGCAAGCGCAGTACCGCATGGCCTGGGCCAGCCTGGCGCGTTGGCAGAGCGAGCGGGACAACCTGAAACAAGTGAGTTTCCCCACCGAGCTGAGCAACGATCCCGATCCGCGCCTGGCGTTGGTGCTGGAAGGCCAGCGCCAGTTGTTCAGCAGCCGCCGCGATGCTTTCTCCCGCGAACAAGCGGCCCTGCGTGCCAGCATCGAAGGCGCCGGCGCGCAATTGGCCGGCATGCGCCGCGCCCGTACCGACCTGAGCGCCCAGGCCAACTCGCTGCAACAACAGCTGAGCAATCTTCAACCCCTGGCGGACAACGGCTACATCCCGCGCAACCGGCTGATGGAGTACCAGCGGCAGTTGTCGCAAGTTCAACAACAATTGGCAGAAAACACCGGCGAAAGCGGACGCGTGGAGCAGGGCATCCTCGAATCGCACCTGAAGTTGCAACAACACAGCGAGGAGTATCAAAAGGAAGTCCGTACCCAACTGGCCGATGCACAGCTCAAAAGCGTGACCCTGGAGGAACAACTGACCTCCGCCGGATTCGACCTGCAACACAGCGAGATCCTCGCCACGGCCGATGGCATCGCGGTCAGTCTTGGGGTTCACACGGTCGGCGCGGTGGTGCGCCAGGGCGAAATTCTGCTGGAGATCGTGCCCCAGGGCACGCACCTGGAAGTGGAAGGGCACTTGCCGATCAACTTGATCGACAAGGTTGGCACGCACTTGCCGGTGGACATCCTGTTCACAGCGTTCAACCAGAGCCGCACCCCGCGAGTACCAGGCGAAGTCAGCCTGATCTCCGCGGACCAGATGCTCGACGAGAAAACCGGCGCACCGTATTACGTGTTGCGCAGCAGCGTCAGCGATCAGGCCATGGAAAAGCTCAACGGTCTGGTGATCAAACCCGGTATGCCGGCGGAAATGTTTGTGCGCACCGGTGAACGTTCACTCCTCAACTATTTGTTCAAACCGCTGCTCGACCGGGCAGGCTCCGCGTTGACCGAGGAATAA
- a CDS encoding TolC family outer membrane protein: MFGCMNKLSMLGATLLLLAGNPAVAATGPFEIYEQALRNDPVFLGAIKERDAGLENRAIGRAGLLPRLGYNYNKGRNSSKATYLNEHRQNQTDDRNYSSYGSSLTLQQPLLDYEAYAAYRKGVAQALFADENFRGKSQELLVRVLENYTKALFAQDQIDIALSKKKAFEQQFQQNEQMFRQGEGTRTDILEAESRYELATAEEIEARNEQDASLRELGALVGVPTIDIADLAPLEQNFQTFTLQPANYDTWHEMAVANNPNLASQRQALEVARHEVERNRAGHLPKVSAYATVRQNESESGNTYNQRYDTNTIGIEVNVPLYAGGGVSASTRQASRAMEQAEYELDGKTRETLIELRRQFSACLSGVSKLRAYQKALTSAEALVVSTKQSILGGERVNLDALNAEQQLFTTRRDLAQTRYDYLMAWTKLHYYAGTLSEQDLARVDEAFGQGPRTR, encoded by the coding sequence ATGTTCGGTTGTATGAATAAGCTTTCCATGCTTGGGGCGACACTCCTGCTGCTGGCGGGCAACCCGGCAGTAGCGGCCACGGGGCCGTTCGAGATTTACGAACAGGCTTTGCGCAACGACCCGGTATTCCTCGGCGCGATCAAGGAGCGCGACGCCGGCCTGGAAAACCGCGCCATCGGCCGCGCCGGGCTGTTGCCGAGGCTGGGTTATAACTACAACAAGGGCCGCAACTCTTCCAAGGCCACCTACTTGAACGAGCACCGGCAAAACCAGACCGACGACCGCAACTACAGCAGTTACGGTTCAAGCCTGACCTTGCAACAACCGTTGCTCGACTACGAGGCCTACGCCGCTTATCGCAAGGGCGTGGCGCAGGCGTTGTTCGCCGATGAAAACTTTCGCGGCAAAAGCCAGGAGTTGCTGGTTCGGGTGCTGGAGAACTACACCAAGGCCTTGTTCGCCCAGGACCAGATCGACATTGCCCTGTCCAAGAAAAAAGCCTTCGAGCAACAGTTCCAGCAGAACGAGCAGATGTTTCGCCAGGGCGAAGGCACGCGTACCGACATACTCGAAGCCGAGTCGCGTTATGAACTGGCAACTGCCGAGGAAATCGAGGCGCGTAACGAACAGGATGCGTCCTTGCGCGAACTGGGTGCGCTCGTCGGCGTGCCCACTATCGACATCGCCGATCTGGCGCCGCTGGAGCAGAACTTTCAGACCTTCACCCTGCAACCGGCCAATTACGACACCTGGCACGAGATGGCGGTGGCCAACAACCCGAACCTGGCCTCCCAGCGTCAGGCGCTGGAGGTGGCGCGCCACGAAGTCGAACGCAACCGCGCCGGGCACCTGCCCAAGGTCAGCGCCTACGCCACGGTGCGCCAGAACGAATCCGAAAGCGGCAACACCTACAACCAGCGTTACGACACCAACACCATCGGCATCGAAGTCAATGTGCCGTTGTATGCCGGCGGCGGGGTCTCGGCTTCGACCCGGCAGGCCAGCCGTGCGATGGAACAGGCCGAGTACGAATTGGACGGCAAGACCCGGGAAACCCTGATCGAGCTACGTCGGCAGTTCAGCGCCTGCCTGTCGGGGGTGAGCAAGCTGCGGGCCTATCAAAAAGCCCTGACTTCCGCTGAAGCGCTAGTGGTGTCGACCAAGCAAAGCATCCTGGGCGGTGAGCGGGTCAACCTCGATGCGCTGAACGCCGAACAACAACTGTTCACCACCCGCCGAGACCTGGCCCAGACCCGCTACGACTATCTGATGGCCTGGACCAAGTTGCATTACTACGCGGGCACCTTGAGCGAGCAGGATCTGGCTCGGGTGGACGAGGCGTTTGGCCAGGGGCCGAGGACTCGGTAA